A genomic segment from Pseudomonas sp. S09G 359 encodes:
- a CDS encoding FecR domain-containing protein, producing the protein MLGLRKEPPLDPQVLEEAAEWLMRLSERELSEHERAEWERWKVSSPERDRAWSRAQLLQSKFGGLPPSLAMSALDRPNSPERRAALGKLAILLTLMPAGWGSWKLAQSQQWSADYRTDVGQRRELTLADGSHLTLNTDTAIDVMFDDRQRLIHLREGEILVQTAVDTAPLPRPFLISTLQGHMQALGTRFTVREVNSRTHLAVLDGAVSVKLAESRQTPPLIVNAGQRTDFSSQTFGDLTPTDRTLGAWAQGMLMADKMRLADFVAELARYRRGFLRCDPAIADLRISGAYPISDTDRTLSMLVHTYPVLANRHLHGYWVTLSPA; encoded by the coding sequence ATGCTCGGTCTGCGCAAGGAACCGCCACTGGACCCTCAGGTACTCGAAGAAGCCGCCGAGTGGCTGATGCGCTTGAGCGAGCGCGAACTGAGCGAGCACGAACGTGCCGAATGGGAGCGCTGGAAGGTCAGCAGCCCGGAGCGTGATCGCGCCTGGTCGCGGGCGCAATTGCTGCAGAGCAAGTTCGGCGGGCTGCCGCCCTCCCTGGCGATGTCGGCACTGGACCGGCCGAACAGCCCGGAACGCCGTGCTGCGTTGGGCAAGCTGGCGATCCTGCTGACGCTGATGCCGGCGGGCTGGGGAAGCTGGAAGCTGGCGCAGTCGCAGCAATGGTCTGCGGACTACCGCACCGACGTTGGCCAACGCCGCGAACTGACCCTGGCCGACGGCTCGCACCTCACTCTGAACACCGATACCGCCATCGACGTGATGTTCGACGACCGCCAACGGCTCATTCACCTGCGCGAAGGTGAAATCCTGGTGCAGACCGCCGTGGACACCGCCCCCCTGCCCCGGCCTTTCCTGATCAGCACCCTCCAGGGGCACATGCAGGCGCTGGGCACCCGCTTTACCGTGCGCGAAGTGAACTCGCGCACGCACCTCGCGGTACTCGACGGCGCGGTGAGCGTGAAATTGGCCGAGAGCCGCCAGACGCCGCCGCTGATCGTCAACGCCGGGCAGCGCACAGACTTCTCCTCACAGACCTTTGGTGACCTGACGCCGACCGATCGAACCCTCGGCGCATGGGCCCAAGGCATGTTGATGGCCGACAAGATGCGCCTGGCGGATTTCGTCGCAGAACTTGCGCGCTACCGCAGAGGCTTCCTGCGCTGTGATCCCGCCATCGCCGACCTGCGCATTTCCGGGGCTTATCCGATCAGTGATACCGATCGCACCTTGAGCATGCTGGTACACACCTACCCCGTGTTGGCCAACCGGCATTTGCACGGTTATTGGGTCACGCTCTCGCCCGCCTGA
- a CDS encoding sigma-70 family RNA polymerase sigma factor, whose translation MSETSSANHLNHLRAIEALYSGHHGWLYATLKRKLGNAMDAADLAQDTFTRILASQVTVIDQPRAYLSCVAKGILINWYQRKALERAYLDALANVPTHEAPSPEAHFLVLETLHEIDAMLDTLAPLVKRAFLLSQINGLKYDDIAEQLGVSLITVKRYMKQAFVQCLMLVE comes from the coding sequence ATGAGCGAAACCTCTTCCGCGAATCACCTCAATCACCTGCGCGCCATCGAGGCCCTGTACAGCGGGCATCACGGCTGGCTGTACGCCACGCTGAAGAGAAAACTGGGAAACGCCATGGATGCGGCGGACCTGGCGCAGGACACCTTCACCCGCATCCTGGCCTCACAAGTCACGGTGATCGACCAGCCACGGGCGTACTTGAGCTGCGTGGCCAAGGGCATTCTGATCAACTGGTACCAGCGCAAGGCACTGGAGCGCGCCTACCTGGATGCACTGGCGAACGTGCCCACCCACGAAGCGCCGTCGCCCGAGGCGCATTTCCTGGTGCTGGAAACCCTGCACGAAATCGACGCCATGCTCGATACCCTGGCGCCGCTGGTCAAACGCGCCTTCCTGCTGTCGCAGATCAATGGCCTCAAGTACGACGACATCGCCGAGCAGTTGGGTGTATCGCTGATCACCGTCAAGCGCTACATGAAACAGGCCTTCGTCCAGTGCCTGATGCTGGTGGAGTGA
- a CDS encoding aminotransferase class V-fold PLP-dependent enzyme, with amino-acid sequence MNIEQLRADTPGVEHLLHFNNAGAALMPEPVVQVITGHLQQEARLGGYEAAAQCAPELENVYAAIGRLINARPNEIAVVENATRAWDMAFYSLALKPGDAVLTSMTEYAGNYIPYLQLRQQRGIEIRIIPNDEHGQVCLAALATLLEDERVTLVSLPMIATNGGPVQPVEQIGALARAAGVWFLLDACQGVGQVPIDVQKIGCHMLTATSRKYLRGPRGMGFLYVEQSLCQRLEPVFLDLHAASLLTAHSFKIREDARRFENWECNVAAKLGLGAAVEYALAQGIEPMWQRIQHLAGYLRHRLTAVAALEPQDLGRVKSGIVTFSHRHNSAPRVQQWLAAQPKRINVSTSTAGSTLLDMQHRGLLEVSRASVHAYNTEAEIDALVDALIRMSHA; translated from the coding sequence TTGAACATCGAACAACTGCGTGCCGACACACCGGGTGTCGAGCATCTGCTCCATTTCAATAATGCCGGTGCGGCGCTGATGCCTGAGCCGGTGGTCCAGGTCATCACCGGGCACCTGCAGCAGGAGGCCCGCCTCGGCGGGTATGAAGCGGCCGCCCAATGCGCGCCAGAACTGGAGAATGTCTACGCCGCCATTGGGCGCCTGATCAATGCGCGCCCCAATGAAATAGCGGTGGTCGAAAACGCCACCCGTGCCTGGGACATGGCCTTCTATTCACTGGCGCTGAAGCCCGGCGACGCCGTGCTGACATCCATGACCGAATACGCCGGTAACTACATCCCGTACCTGCAACTGAGGCAACAGCGCGGGATCGAGATCCGCATCATTCCCAACGATGAACACGGCCAGGTGTGCCTCGCGGCCTTGGCGACCCTGCTTGAGGACGAGCGCGTCACCCTGGTATCGCTGCCGATGATCGCCACTAACGGCGGGCCTGTGCAACCCGTCGAGCAGATCGGGGCCCTCGCCCGGGCGGCGGGTGTGTGGTTCCTGCTGGACGCTTGCCAGGGGGTGGGGCAGGTGCCGATCGATGTGCAAAAAATCGGCTGCCATATGCTCACCGCCACCAGTCGAAAATACCTGCGCGGGCCCAGGGGCATGGGGTTTCTGTATGTCGAACAGTCCCTGTGCCAACGCCTGGAGCCGGTGTTTCTTGACCTGCATGCGGCCTCCTTGCTCACGGCGCATAGCTTTAAAATTCGCGAGGATGCGCGACGTTTTGAAAATTGGGAATGCAACGTCGCGGCCAAACTGGGCCTGGGGGCAGCGGTGGAGTACGCATTGGCGCAAGGCATTGAACCGATGTGGCAGCGCATCCAGCACCTGGCGGGCTACTTACGCCATCGGCTGACCGCGGTGGCGGCTCTCGAACCGCAAGACCTGGGCCGTGTAAAGTCCGGCATCGTCACCTTCAGTCATCGGCACAACAGCGCCCCACGGGTGCAGCAGTGGCTCGCAGCGCAACCCAAGCGCATCAACGTGAGCACCTCGACGGCGGGCTCGACCCTACTCGACATGCAGCATCGGGGCTTGCTTGAAGTCAGCCGTGCGTCGGTTCACGCTTACAACACCGAAGCTGAAATCGACGCGCTGGTTGACGCCTTGATACGCATGTCACACGCCTGA
- a CDS encoding MFS transporter, with product MSQAGAIQGSSVRILIYLLFAIQLVSMGAMEMSGPFWPVHLRGLASSESVFSFASIAVYVGPMLGIMLTSAFWGRIGDRYGHKLMMIRALAGLSLTQLGLAFFSDIWVILVLRFLQGAFAGYIAPAQAYGVSIEAPSRRARLFAILQISTNVGSLLGAVVGGMILDYATFFWINIVASVLCAVCTVIAALTLPDVPPVQKKPTVTTRTPAAGTASVWRSSPLLSLLCVMGILLLARMLPQTSFSLYVSTTFEVSNSVVGLCYGLLALGFILSATAWSRYFEHRSQAETLQRITYIVMGCIALTAVAGVTRSPVVFIVAYFIWGVLLGATTPVLMALVSKTADSSRQGYVLGIAQSTAQFASIAGISIGGLLSQVYGLQYAYLFVCLAYAVALIPMLALRYWSVCEPSNRVAGSD from the coding sequence ATGTCCCAAGCAGGTGCCATCCAGGGTTCGAGTGTGAGAATCCTCATTTATCTTCTGTTCGCGATCCAACTGGTCTCCATGGGCGCGATGGAAATGAGCGGGCCGTTCTGGCCCGTGCACCTGCGCGGGCTGGCCTCTTCGGAGTCGGTATTCAGCTTCGCCAGCATCGCCGTGTACGTCGGGCCGATGCTGGGCATCATGCTGACCAGCGCATTCTGGGGCCGTATCGGCGATCGCTACGGCCACAAATTAATGATGATCCGCGCACTCGCGGGATTATCCCTGACCCAGCTCGGGCTGGCGTTTTTCAGTGACATCTGGGTAATCCTGGTCCTGCGTTTTCTGCAGGGCGCCTTTGCAGGCTATATAGCCCCGGCGCAGGCGTACGGGGTGAGTATCGAAGCCCCGTCGCGGCGGGCCCGGTTATTTGCGATCCTGCAGATATCGACCAATGTCGGCTCACTGCTGGGCGCGGTTGTTGGCGGCATGATCCTCGATTACGCGACGTTTTTCTGGATCAACATCGTCGCCTCGGTGCTCTGTGCAGTCTGTACCGTAATCGCTGCCCTGACGTTGCCGGATGTGCCGCCAGTACAAAAAAAACCGACGGTGACTACCCGCACGCCGGCCGCAGGCACCGCCAGCGTATGGCGCAGCTCTCCGCTGCTGTCACTGCTGTGCGTCATGGGGATCTTGCTGCTGGCGCGCATGCTGCCGCAGACGTCGTTCTCGCTGTACGTGAGCACGACGTTCGAGGTCAGCAACTCAGTCGTCGGCCTGTGCTACGGGTTGCTGGCGCTGGGCTTTATCCTGTCGGCAACAGCGTGGTCACGCTACTTTGAGCATCGCTCCCAGGCAGAAACGCTGCAACGCATCACGTATATCGTCATGGGCTGCATCGCCCTGACCGCAGTGGCGGGCGTAACGCGCAGCCCCGTGGTATTTATCGTCGCCTACTTCATTTGGGGGGTACTGCTGGGGGCGACCACGCCCGTGCTGATGGCATTGGTCTCGAAAACCGCCGACAGCTCGCGACAAGGCTACGTACTGGGTATTGCTCAAAGTACTGCGCAGTTCGCCTCGATTGCCGGCATCTCCATCGGTGGCTTGCTGAGCCAGGTCTACGGCCTGCAATACGCCTATCTTTTCGTGTGCCTGGCCTATGCAGTGGCGCTGATTCCCATGCTCGCGTTGCGGTACTGGTCGGTGTGCGAACCCTCCAATCGCGTTGCGGGCAGCGACTGA
- a CDS encoding IucA/IucC family siderophore biosynthesis protein — MDDLNTLIAYSRKNALRRLIRCLFAENILDRSALAFTQDGHQATYPLKQSGARLFFSEITLGPADTLVNEGDVVLLTAEGVRQVISRHQDLLDVLRDSFDFEPSDEGVAGLKSDMENSLLNDAHARQYRQHWNARLAQAAQDQGLTSLTDYLRRHSSTKDAAILLDQWGSLEGHPYYPTWKARPGLNDAEVEQLSPEFNAQVALRIAALRADMAKSESMPHVTSYQAWFASNFPAYWEHWKAALNAKGLDETQWLPLPIHAWHLQAYVLKTFAAEIEEGLLITDGPDIQTLPTMSYRTMMPVLDPAAPLIKLPIALWMTSELRSLQAKSIHMGPRISTVITQILEAENGFDQQLEIFPEEIGVRYRHAITQDDVPGKHLSVVFRASRQAFERSDDRLPITVASLFTRLPGSGRPLFTDLIERDGVRADAASVEQWFRQYAKVVTQPVVAIYLLYGIGLEAHQQNTMVLFSPDGLPRSLLIRDFGDGRTYAPLLEERGYTLQPHVQPGILPTVFTGDIEPVRTFVLDAAFLTHLHEMALWLTKEYAMDNTRLWAILREETENAFAAVRERVAPQVWEVERQAFVEDPWPTRSLLRMHLMQYSNYRLQHTLTNPLAAV; from the coding sequence ATGGATGACCTCAACACCTTGATCGCCTACTCCCGCAAGAACGCCCTGCGCCGGCTGATTCGTTGCTTGTTTGCGGAAAATATCCTGGATCGTTCGGCGCTGGCGTTTACCCAAGACGGCCATCAGGCCACCTACCCGCTCAAGCAGAGCGGCGCGCGGCTTTTTTTCTCCGAGATTACGCTGGGCCCGGCTGATACGCTGGTCAATGAGGGCGACGTGGTGCTGCTGACGGCCGAAGGCGTGCGCCAGGTGATCTCCCGCCATCAGGACTTGCTGGATGTACTGCGCGACAGTTTCGACTTCGAGCCCAGCGACGAAGGCGTGGCCGGTCTCAAATCGGACATGGAAAACAGCCTGCTGAACGACGCCCATGCACGCCAGTATCGCCAACACTGGAACGCCCGGCTGGCTCAGGCCGCTCAAGATCAGGGGCTCACCAGCCTCACCGATTACTTGCGCCGGCACTCGAGCACCAAGGACGCCGCGATCTTGCTGGATCAGTGGGGCTCGCTGGAAGGCCACCCCTACTACCCGACCTGGAAAGCCCGCCCTGGGCTGAATGACGCTGAAGTCGAACAGCTGTCCCCGGAGTTCAACGCGCAGGTTGCCCTGCGGATCGCCGCCTTGCGTGCCGACATGGCCAAAAGCGAAAGCATGCCTCACGTGACCAGCTACCAAGCCTGGTTCGCCAGCAACTTCCCGGCATATTGGGAGCATTGGAAGGCGGCGCTTAACGCCAAGGGCCTGGATGAAACGCAATGGCTGCCGCTGCCGATTCATGCCTGGCATTTGCAGGCGTATGTGCTCAAGACATTTGCTGCGGAAATCGAAGAAGGCCTGCTGATCACCGATGGCCCGGATATCCAGACGCTGCCGACCATGTCATACCGCACAATGATGCCGGTGCTGGACCCTGCTGCGCCGCTGATCAAATTGCCCATCGCGTTGTGGATGACCAGCGAGTTACGCAGCCTGCAAGCCAAGTCGATCCATATGGGGCCGCGTATCAGCACGGTAATCACGCAAATCCTGGAAGCCGAAAATGGTTTCGACCAGCAACTGGAAATTTTCCCGGAAGAAATCGGCGTGCGCTACCGACACGCGATCACCCAGGATGACGTTCCGGGAAAACACTTGTCCGTGGTGTTTCGTGCCAGTCGGCAAGCGTTCGAACGCAGCGATGATCGCCTGCCGATCACTGTGGCCTCGTTGTTCACCCGCTTGCCGGGCAGCGGTCGGCCACTGTTTACCGACCTGATCGAGCGCGACGGGGTGCGTGCCGACGCCGCCAGCGTCGAACAGTGGTTTCGCCAGTATGCCAAAGTCGTCACTCAACCTGTGGTGGCGATCTATCTGTTGTACGGTATCGGGCTCGAAGCGCACCAGCAGAACACCATGGTGCTGTTCTCACCCGATGGCTTGCCGCGCAGCCTGCTGATCCGCGATTTTGGCGATGGCAGAACCTACGCCCCGCTGCTGGAAGAACGCGGTTATACGTTACAGCCGCACGTGCAGCCTGGCATTCTGCCTACGGTCTTTACTGGCGATATCGAGCCGGTACGCACGTTTGTACTGGACGCCGCGTTCCTCACACACTTGCATGAAATGGCCCTGTGGCTGACCAAGGAGTACGCCATGGACAACACACGCTTGTGGGCAATATTGCGCGAGGAAACCGAAAATGCCTTTGCTGCCGTGCGCGAGCGGGTCGCGCCGCAGGTGTGGGAAGTCGAGCGCCAGGCCTTTGTTGAGGATCCATGGCCTACCCGTTCGTTGCTGCGTATGCATCTGATGCAGTATTCCAACTACCGTTTGCAGCACACGCTGACCAACCCGCTAGCTGCCGTTTAA
- a CDS encoding NAD/NADP-dependent octopine/nopaline dehydrogenase family protein gives MKPLKVAICGGGRTGHLNAILFKQLPDVQVSLLTSNLEVVDHHARQVPLQALLPDGSTLNARLDRVTAEARPAVEDADIVIITVPAHARAKTLQAIAPHLSTRKPVYIGAIPGFCGFDWLAEATLANHPNLVIWGMKDVPHTAFELKPGRSIKMGGGKSQLYVATHARESQASRQHLHDILARLYGPCVTLLDHYLEITLTPGNPIMHSSVIYGLIGPYGQWHRKIFPQRLSWWTECPELGAYFLERMDQESQALCAVISERMGVDLSSVKSLKQEIVEAYGDQIRDQSSMLSILRTNQAYNDILAPMVPAGDNRAGYVIERESRAFNEDVAYGLVLLVEMARRFELKVPYIEEVLHWSVAYMQGLRDSALDYFPSQWPRTA, from the coding sequence ATGAAACCGCTGAAAGTCGCCATTTGCGGCGGTGGCCGAACCGGTCATCTCAACGCAATCCTGTTCAAGCAACTGCCCGACGTCCAGGTTTCGCTGCTGACCAGCAACCTGGAAGTCGTCGATCACCACGCCCGGCAGGTACCGCTCCAGGCCCTGCTGCCGGACGGTTCCACACTGAATGCCCGACTGGACCGGGTGACCGCTGAGGCCAGGCCCGCCGTGGAAGACGCCGATATCGTCATCATCACGGTGCCAGCCCATGCCCGCGCTAAAACCCTGCAAGCCATCGCGCCGCATTTGAGCACCCGCAAACCAGTGTACATCGGTGCGATTCCGGGCTTCTGCGGGTTCGACTGGCTGGCCGAGGCCACACTGGCAAACCATCCGAACCTGGTGATCTGGGGCATGAAGGACGTGCCTCATACCGCCTTTGAACTCAAGCCCGGCCGGTCGATAAAAATGGGCGGCGGCAAAAGCCAGCTGTATGTCGCGACCCATGCCCGCGAATCCCAGGCATCGCGCCAGCACCTGCACGACATCCTCGCACGGCTCTACGGCCCTTGCGTCACGCTGCTCGATCACTACCTGGAGATCACTCTGACGCCCGGTAACCCGATCATGCACAGCTCGGTGATCTACGGGTTGATCGGCCCCTACGGACAATGGCACCGCAAGATCTTTCCGCAGCGCCTGAGCTGGTGGACGGAGTGCCCCGAACTGGGCGCCTACTTCCTGGAACGCATGGATCAGGAAAGCCAGGCACTGTGTGCGGTCATCAGTGAGCGCATGGGCGTCGACCTGTCGTCCGTCAAATCCTTGAAACAGGAAATCGTGGAAGCGTACGGCGATCAGATTCGCGACCAGAGCAGCATGCTGTCCATTCTGCGCACCAACCAGGCCTACAACGACATCCTCGCGCCCATGGTGCCGGCTGGTGATAACCGCGCCGGGTATGTGATCGAGCGTGAGAGCCGTGCGTTCAACGAAGACGTCGCCTATGGCCTGGTGCTGCTGGTGGAAATGGCCAGGCGGTTTGAGCTGAAAGTGCCCTATATCGAAGAAGTCCTGCACTGGAGCGTTGCCTATATGCAAGGCCTGCGCGACTCGGCGCTGGATTACTTCCCGAGCCAATGGCCTCGCACGGCATAA
- a CDS encoding PLP-dependent cysteine synthase family protein, translating to MILTKVSELIGNTPMLGIYIPGTDARLLLKIEKNNPGGSIKDRMARNMVLAALKSGRLKPGGVVVESSSGNTGIGLAMAAVEFGLQFIAVVDHHAAQDKIAVMKALGADIRFVAGTYREDEVAVVERQRLAAELAEQIPGAVFMNQSDNAANAGGYSDFVRETIAQAEGVIGAYVGCVGTGGSMTGIARGLKQHNPDIVTVAVEPAGSIVFGHPGYPYYQSGTGTPAGDTVGLVLDYSCIDLGVQVTDSQAFETARYIARHLALLVGGSTGGAIFKALELIHKGVLSGNVVVPIADGGEKYLHTVFDDKWLEERDLLDPGVASQLDAWLGKHHWQESSSAPLQLSVA from the coding sequence ATGATACTGACCAAAGTCTCCGAACTGATTGGTAATACGCCCATGTTGGGTATTTATATACCGGGCACTGACGCCCGGCTGTTATTAAAAATAGAAAAGAATAACCCCGGCGGCAGTATTAAAGACCGCATGGCGCGCAACATGGTACTCGCCGCACTCAAGTCCGGACGCTTGAAGCCGGGCGGCGTGGTGGTGGAATCATCTTCGGGCAATACCGGCATCGGCCTGGCCATGGCCGCCGTCGAATTCGGCCTGCAATTTATCGCCGTGGTCGACCATCACGCGGCGCAGGACAAGATCGCGGTGATGAAGGCACTGGGCGCCGATATTCGGTTTGTCGCGGGGACCTACCGCGAAGACGAAGTCGCGGTGGTAGAGCGCCAGCGCCTGGCGGCCGAGCTCGCCGAGCAGATTCCGGGCGCCGTCTTTATGAACCAGTCCGACAACGCCGCCAACGCCGGCGGCTACAGCGATTTTGTGCGGGAAACCATCGCTCAGGCCGAGGGTGTTATCGGCGCGTATGTCGGTTGCGTCGGTACCGGGGGCTCAATGACCGGGATTGCCCGAGGTCTTAAACAGCACAACCCCGACATCGTGACCGTGGCGGTGGAGCCCGCAGGCTCCATCGTCTTCGGGCACCCCGGCTATCCGTATTATCAGTCGGGTACCGGCACGCCTGCCGGGGACACAGTGGGGCTGGTGCTTGATTACAGCTGCATCGACCTGGGGGTGCAGGTCACCGACTCACAAGCCTTCGAGACCGCCCGCTATATCGCCCGCCACCTTGCCCTGCTGGTAGGCGGCTCAACCGGTGGCGCTATTTTCAAGGCCCTGGAGCTGATTCACAAAGGCGTACTGAGCGGCAATGTGGTGGTGCCGATTGCCGACGGCGGCGAAAAATACTTGCACACGGTCTTCGATGATAAGTGGCTGGAGGAACGCGACTTGCTCGACCCCGGCGTCGCGTCGCAGCTGGATGCCTGGCTGGGCAAGCACCACTGGCAGGAGTCCAGTTCCGCCCCGCTGCAACTCAGCGTCGCATGA
- a CDS encoding Y4yA family PLP-dependent enzyme has product MSIATTRVNEARTEVYLSNMLNPLLDASIAQLLHSQPDKLLELVAQHGSPLNLVWPHAFALNTCALQTVLKQHEVQHAIFYGAKANKSQCLLGAAKASGIGVDVSSIYEMHAALRAGVPADQLCATGPAKTEDFHRALVHAGALICVDSLEEFDHLKTLIESRSAAIKARVLLRYRPKNCATSRFGMGAAELLACLHLLTRLRAFFDLEGFHFHLGGYGFESRAQAFREVTDFVDVARKMGLTPTMIDIGGGLPIRYIEPHAYDRFLQNDNTPSHYYNQSVPNAYYPYGSNLTASEWLTLFLESAFSPQQSIAQYLKANSITLALEPGRSLVDQAAISVFRITRSKKLADNKTVLFVEGSSFSACETWFASEYLIDPILISTPPTSATPMQAYIAGHSCLDDDVITQRLINFSVSPKAGDLLIYANTAGYQMDLLENEFHRHPLPRRMVATCCTQGNYAFSPDY; this is encoded by the coding sequence ATGTCTATTGCAACAACGCGCGTCAATGAAGCGCGGACCGAAGTTTATCTTTCGAATATGCTTAATCCATTATTGGACGCAAGCATCGCACAGCTGCTACATAGCCAACCGGACAAACTGCTGGAACTCGTCGCGCAACACGGCTCCCCCCTGAATCTTGTATGGCCACATGCCTTTGCGCTGAACACCTGCGCATTGCAAACAGTGCTGAAACAGCATGAAGTTCAGCACGCGATCTTCTATGGCGCCAAAGCCAACAAGTCGCAATGTTTGCTGGGCGCGGCCAAGGCGTCCGGTATTGGCGTCGACGTTTCCAGCATTTACGAGATGCACGCAGCACTGCGCGCCGGGGTGCCGGCCGATCAGTTGTGTGCCACCGGCCCGGCCAAAACCGAGGATTTTCATCGGGCGCTCGTGCATGCCGGCGCACTGATCTGCGTGGATTCACTGGAAGAATTCGACCATTTGAAAACACTGATCGAAAGTCGCAGCGCGGCCATCAAAGCCAGGGTTTTATTGCGTTACAGGCCAAAAAACTGTGCGACCAGCCGCTTCGGAATGGGCGCCGCCGAGCTGTTGGCGTGCTTGCATTTACTGACCCGACTTCGGGCATTTTTTGACCTTGAGGGTTTCCATTTTCACCTCGGTGGCTATGGGTTCGAATCTCGAGCACAAGCGTTTCGTGAAGTGACCGATTTCGTCGATGTGGCTCGGAAGATGGGGTTGACCCCGACCATGATAGATATTGGGGGAGGCTTACCCATCCGCTATATCGAGCCACACGCCTATGATCGATTCCTACAAAACGACAACACGCCAAGTCACTATTACAACCAGTCAGTGCCCAACGCTTATTACCCTTACGGCAGCAACTTGACGGCAAGCGAGTGGCTGACGTTATTTCTGGAAAGCGCCTTTTCGCCGCAACAAAGCATTGCCCAGTATTTGAAAGCTAACAGCATCACCCTGGCATTGGAGCCGGGCCGAAGTCTGGTGGACCAAGCCGCAATCTCGGTATTTCGCATTACACGCAGCAAAAAACTGGCCGATAACAAAACGGTCTTGTTTGTGGAAGGCAGCAGCTTCAGCGCCTGCGAAACATGGTTCGCATCCGAATATTTGATTGATCCGATTTTAATCAGTACGCCGCCAACCTCAGCAACACCGATGCAAGCCTATATTGCCGGGCATAGTTGCCTGGACGACGACGTCATTACCCAACGACTGATCAACTTTAGCGTTTCCCCCAAAGCCGGCGACTTATTGATCTATGCCAATACCGCCGGTTATCAAATGGACTTGCTGGAGAACGAGTTTCATCGCCACCCCCTGCCCCGGCGAATGGTGGCGACCTGTTGCACGCAAGGTAACTACGCATTTTCACCTGACTACTAG
- a CDS encoding CoA ester lyase, whose product MNTDRPSTTALLPISYLFVPGNRPERFAKAVEAGADAIILDLEDAVHPESKAAARAAVWAWQESTPSVASQRFIRLNSVGSALFRQDLTWLGDMRYPERCAGVFLPKAEAPQTLARVVEQLLAWQPQLHIVAIIETAKGLQQVEAIAAIPGLARLAFGSLDFSLDINCAQVPEAFLYARSRIVLASRTAGLPAPIDGVTPAINDLAVVAHDSLYARSLGFGAKLCIHPAQLATVQRAFLPDAHQLAWADRVMSAVAGGSHAVQVDGEMVDLPLIEQAQRLLDLARRYAAVAKTGAC is encoded by the coding sequence ATGAACACTGATCGTCCGAGCACGACCGCCCTGCTTCCCATCAGCTACCTTTTCGTTCCGGGGAACCGCCCGGAGCGTTTTGCCAAAGCGGTTGAGGCCGGGGCGGATGCAATCATCCTGGACCTTGAGGATGCGGTTCATCCCGAGAGCAAAGCCGCTGCCCGAGCTGCCGTATGGGCGTGGCAGGAGAGTACGCCAAGCGTTGCGAGCCAGCGGTTTATCCGGCTCAACAGTGTCGGCAGCGCGTTGTTCCGTCAGGACCTCACGTGGTTGGGCGACATGCGTTACCCCGAGCGTTGCGCCGGGGTATTTTTGCCCAAGGCCGAGGCTCCCCAGACGTTGGCGCGGGTGGTCGAGCAGTTGCTGGCGTGGCAACCCCAATTGCACATTGTCGCTATCATCGAGACGGCCAAAGGCTTGCAGCAGGTGGAGGCGATTGCCGCGATACCCGGCCTGGCGCGCCTGGCCTTCGGTTCGTTGGATTTCTCCCTGGATATCAATTGCGCCCAGGTGCCTGAGGCGTTTCTGTACGCACGCAGCCGCATCGTGCTGGCCTCTCGCACTGCGGGTTTGCCGGCGCCGATCGACGGGGTTACGCCTGCAATCAACGACCTTGCGGTGGTCGCCCACGACTCGCTCTACGCTCGTTCACTTGGGTTCGGGGCCAAGCTGTGCATCCATCCGGCGCAGCTGGCGACGGTGCAGCGCGCGTTCCTGCCCGATGCGCACCAATTGGCCTGGGCGGATCGGGTGATGAGTGCCGTGGCCGGGGGGAGCCATGCGGTGCAAGTTGACGGCGAAATGGTCGATCTGCCGCTGATCGAACAGGCGCAACGCCTGCTGGATCTGGCCCGCCGATACGCAGCGGTCGCCAAGACCGGAGCCTGCTGA
- a CDS encoding ParB N-terminal domain-containing protein: MGQAYQIALRPVCDVLQSEQVDPANVQRLCDSIIRAGHWLEPIIVERTQGIVMDGNHRLNAALQLGLCRVPCIQLDYADPRVCVRHWHTGHAFEVARIFHTIARGEIFPYKTTRHVFDPALPVIAIPLDRLYE, translated from the coding sequence ATGGGGCAGGCCTATCAGATTGCGCTGCGGCCCGTGTGCGATGTGCTGCAATCGGAACAGGTGGATCCGGCCAATGTGCAGCGGCTATGCGACTCGATTATCCGCGCAGGGCATTGGCTGGAACCGATCATCGTCGAGCGCACGCAAGGCATCGTGATGGACGGTAATCACCGCCTGAACGCGGCGTTGCAGTTGGGTCTGTGTCGGGTGCCGTGCATCCAGCTTGACTATGCGGACCCACGGGTGTGCGTACGGCACTGGCACACGGGGCACGCGTTCGAGGTTGCACGGATTTTCCACACCATCGCTCGCGGCGAGATCTTTCCGTACAAGACCACGCGGCACGTGTTTGATCCGGCGCTGCCGGTCATCGCGATACCGCTGGATCGCCTGTACGAATGA